GAAGTGCGTTGGAGGAGTAGCGACCGTCTCCACTAAATTTTTGTCTCGCTACGTAGTAGTCGAGATTGGCATGACCGATACGAACTCCGATACTGCCTCACAAAGAGGCATCATCAACCCGGAGAAAGACGGTGTCGAAGTCGAATTGGAGTTCTATGACGAGACGATGGACGGTGTCGAAGGCGTCTCGATGCCGGACCCAAACGAAGAGCAGTAGTCGTTACTCGTAGAGGGAGAGGTCGTTCGCGGCCTCTTCGAGTTGGTTCGCCGAGTGCGTCTCTTTGTATTCGTCTTCGATTTTATCTACTATCGAGTTGTACGCAATATTACTGGCTTCGATGAAAGTACGGAGATGTACTAAGTCACCCTTCGACCAGTTCGGAAAGTATCTCTCGAAGGGCGTATGTCTGCCGCCCCAATCTCCTCGTTTTTTCAGTCGCTCGACTGGAACGACGATGTCGTTTCGGTTCTTCTCGTAGTTGATCTGAACCGGGCCATTGTGTTGCATACAGTTTCGGACTGCGAGGAGTTCGGGCACGGTGTTGACCGGAGCGAACTGGGATTTCGGAAGAAACGGTTCGCAGGTCTTGGCGAACTCCCACAGAGCGTGTATCGTGTTTACATAGGCGTAGACTTCCCACTGTGCCTCGAAGATGCGGAGGTGTTTCGTCTGGTCGGCGTTCAGAAAGTAGACCGTCTCGTCCGCACTTCTAACACCCTTAATTGCACCGATGCACTCGCTACGCCGGGATTTTAGGCTCAACTTCAACGCTTCCAACTCCACGAGGTCCCGCGCGGCTTCCTGTACCGTTCCCATGTGCGCCAGAAATGTAATAGCTATTTAATTAGGTTCCGGAATAGAGACGCAGAATCGAGTCCCAAACTGTCGTCTCACCGTAATGAAGCTGGCGAGCACGGCTCACACTACTTCAGGCCGTACCGACCACAATCATTTGTTACTCCCCGTTGTCTATCTCCCATGAGCGACCCCGCGGAACCGGCCCCGGAACCCGCGCCGACGGCGGAAGAAGGCCTCCATCCCGACGAGGGCGAAACCACCGACGAGGTCACCGTCCACGAGGACGGCGTCGAGTTGGAGCGCACCATCGGTCTCGGTGGGGGCATCTCCATCGGCGTCGGGACGATGGTGGGCGCGGGCATCTTCGTCTTCCCCGGTCTCGCGGCGGGCGAGGCCGGACCCGCCGCGGCGCTCTCCTTTGCTATCGGGGCCGTCATCGCGCTGCTGGTCGCCCTGCCAACCTCCGAGTTGGCGACCGCGATGCCTCGGAGCGGCGGGGGGTACTACTTCGTCTCGCGGGGGATGGGCGCGGCGTTCGGCGCGGTCGTCGGTTTGAGCCTCTGGTTAGGACTGGTTTTCGCGTCGGCGTTCTACCTCGTCGGCTTCGGCCAGTACGCGGTGGCCGCGCTGACCGAGGTCGGTGTCTCCGTAGGCGGCGTCGGTCCGGTGACGCCGCTGGCACTCCTGTTCGGCGTCCTGCTGACCGCCATTAGCCTGACCGGGACGGAGAACGCAGCGAAGGTCCAGAACGCCGTGGTCGGCCTGCTCGTGGTCGTTCTCCTCGTCTTTCTGGGCTTCGGCGTCCTCGACGCCGTGGGGGTGTTCGGGAGCGAGTCGGCCCCCGAACAGTTCCTGCCCTACGGCTCGTTTCCCGTGCTGACGACCGCCGCGCTGGTGTTCACCTCGTATCTCGGCTTCGCGCAGGTGGCGACAGTCGCGGGCGAGATAAAATCGCCGTCTCGAAATCTCCCGCTGGCGATGGTCGGGTCGGTGGTGGCAGTCGGCACCCTCTACGTCGTGACCATCTTCGTGGCGACGAGCGCGCTCGGGAGCGCCCGACTCGCCACGCTCGGCGAGACCGCAATCGTCGCCGTAGCGCGCGATTTGCTCGGGAATGCGGGAGCCATCGCCATCCTACTCGCGGGGCTGCTGGCCACCTTGTCGAGTGCGAACGCCTCCATCTTGAGTTCGTCGCGGGCGCTCTACGCGCTGAGTCGGGACGCGCTCGTCCCGCGGCGCGCGAGCGAAATCAATCTCCGGTGGGGCACGCCCCACGTCGCGCTCGTGCTGGCTGGCGGGCCGGTTCTTCTCCTCGTCGCCTTGGGCCGGGTCGCGGTGCTGGCGGAAGTCGCGTCGTTTCTCCACCTCGTGATGTACGGGCTGACGTGCGTCGCGCTCGTCCGCTTGCGGCGCTCGCGGCCGGAGTGGTACGACCCGTCGTTTACCGTGCCGGGCTACCCCGCCGTCCCGATACTCGGCGCGCTCGCCAGCTTCGGACTGGTCGCGTTCATGCAACCGCTCTCGCAGGTCGTCGGCGTCAGTATCATGATCGGGGCGGCCGTATGGTATCGTCTGTACGCCGACGACGTGCAGTTGCGAGGTGCGCTATGAGAGCCACAGTCCCCGACCGACCCATGGTGCTGGTCCCGCTCGCGGTTCTCGACGGCGAGAGCCTCGCGCCCGCGCTCGTTGAAGCACTCTCGACCGTGGCGGTCGAGTTGGTCGGCTACCACGCTGTGCCTGAACAGACCCCGCCGGGGCAGGCCCGGATGCAGTTCGAAGAGCGGATGGCGACGGAACTCGCTGATCTCGCGGCGACGTTCGAGGAGATGGGCGGCACCGTCGAGACGCGCATCGTCTTCACCCACGAACCCGAGCAGACCTTCGAGCGCGTCGCGGTCGAGGAGGGCTGTGACGCCGTTCTCCTGAACAATCCGGCGACGAAAGTCGAGGAGATACTGGTCCCGCTCCGGAGCGAGATAAACGTCGAGCGAATCGTCTCGCTGGTCGCCAGCATTCTGGACGCGACCGACGCCAGCGTCACCCTCTACAACGTCACGGTCCCCGACGACGAGACCGACCGAGATGCGGGACAGCGACTCGTGGACGCGGCGGCCGAGGCGCTGGCCGAGGCAGGCGTCGCACCCGAGCGCGTCGGCCGGGAGACGGTCGTCTCCGAGACGCCGATAAAGACGCTCGCGGCGGCGGCCGGGGAGCGCGACCTCGTAGTGATGGGCGAGAGCAAACCCTCGGTCCGGGAACTGGTCTTCGGTGAAGTGTCTGAGCAGGTCGCGTCCCAGTCGGTGACGCCCGCGCTGGTGGTGCGGCGACTGCCCGCGCTGGAGACGGACTTGGAGAAGTCGGGAGAGTCGGGAGAAACGGAGTCGGAGACCGAATCGCAGTCGGAGTGACTACTCGCTGTACGCGAGGTTCATGATCCACTGCGAGAAGGCGTCGCTCTCGGCGTCCACCTCTTCCTCGCCGATGAACGGCGAGAGCATGTCGCCCGCCATGAGAAGCGAGAAATCCAAATCGCGGGCCGCGGGCGTGATGAGGTAGGTGTTGTGGCCCTCGTAGACGGTCTCCTCGCGCTGGACGAAACCCTTCTCGTACAGCGATTCGACGATGCGGCTTCCCTTCCGAGAGTCCACGTCGAGTTGCTTCCAGAAGTCGCTCTGGTGGATGCCGCCGGACTCTCGGACGAGTTCGAGTCCCGCGCGCTCCGCGTCGGTGAGGTCCTCCTCGGATACTGCCATATGCCAAACAGGGACCCCGAGCGGTTTAAATGTGACCGTCCGCGTCGTCGGCGTTCGCCTCGGCCTCCCTCGCGCTGGCACCGCCTTCGACCGCGACGACCTCGTAATCCGTCACGCAGGGCTTGCCGTCGGCGAACCAGTAGCGACCGTCCCCGTCGGCGTCGATGGCGACCAGCGACGACGACCGGGTGCCGTACCCATCGCCGTGGACGCAGGCGTCGAGGTCGTGGTTGCTCAGGACCGTCGTGGCGTGGTGGAACCACGCCTCGGCCGTCGTCTCGGGGTCGGGGCGGACCGCCTCGCGGATGCCTTTGGTCTTCCGAGCGTCGTCCTCGTCGTCGTCGTGGCCCTCGTTGACGACGACGTGGACGCCGGGGTCGAAGTGGGTCGTCCGGAGGACGCCGTCCCACTCCAGCAGTCCGGCCTCCTCGGCGTCGGCAAGGACGAGGTTGAACCCGGCGTACTGGCGGTCGGCGAGTTCGGTTCGGACGAACGACCCGGCGTCGCTCGCCGACTCGTAGGTCAGCGCGTCGCGGACGAGCAACCCCCGCGAGCGCTCGCCCTCGATGTCCGTGCGGCGGTTCGTGATGGCGACGAACAGGCCCGCGTCGTTGTAGCCAATCCACGTCCCGCCCGCTTCCTCGTCGCGCGGCGCGACCACTCGGGGAGTCTCGTTCAGGACGCCCGGCGGCCGGGAGGGACGGCCCAGCGCCTCGTCGCGGTTCGCCGCCGCGGCGACCGGCGCGTCGTCGAACACCTGCCACGCGAGGATGAGTGTACACACGGCACACGCTACGGACCTGTCCGGCTAAAGTCTCGCGGCCTCGGCGATTTGTGGGTGGTACTGCTGTGGCGATACGGGGTTGGAACGCTGTGAAGATTCATTCCGGCGCGTGCTGGCGAGAGTGACACCGAGCGCACTCCGTCGATAGCCCTGCCCCGTCGCCTCCCGTCGTCGGTGAAAATCCGCGGCGTAACCGACGCGCTACGACTCGTGCGGTTCCCGAAGTCGCTCCCGGACGGCCTCGCGCTCGACGGTCCCCGAGGCGGTCCGTGGCAGTTCGTCCGCGAATTCGACCGTCCGCGGGCACTTGTAGCCCGCCAGCCGGTCCCTGCAGTGGGTCGCCACGTCCGCCGCGGACAGGTCTGTGTCGGCCTCGCGCACCACCAGCGCGGCCACGCGCTCGCCCCATTCCTCGTCGTCGAGGCCGACGACCGCGGCGTCCCGGATACCGGAATGCTCGCGTAGGGCCGCGACGACTTCGCCGGGGTGGACGTTCTCCCCGCCCGTGATGATGCGGTCCTCGCGGCGGTTCAGCACCCAGACGCGCCCGGCCTCGTCGCAGTAGCCCACGTCGCCGGTGGGGAGACCGTACTCGCCGAACGCCTCGGCGGTCGCCTCCGGGTCGCCGTAGTAGCCGGACATCACGGTCGGCCCGGCGACGACGAGTTCGCCAGTCTCGCCCGCGGGCAGGGGGTCGCCCTCGTCGCCGACCACGGTCAGGTCGGTCCAGAGGAGGGGCCGCCCGACGGTGCCGCGGTGCGCGAACGCCTCGCGGGGTCGCGCCGTGGCGATTTGGGACGTGGTCTCGGTCATGCCGTAGGTCGGGTGGACCGGCACGCCGCGCGTCTCGCACCGCGAGAGCAGTTCCTCGGAAGCGGGCGCGCCCCCGAGCAGGACGAACCGCAGGGAGTTGGCCAGCGACTCGCGGGCGTCGAGCATCCGTCGGAGCATCGTCGGCACGAGCGAGACCCCCGTGACGCCGAACTCGGCGATGGCGTCCGCGGCGTTCTCTGCGTCGAAGCCCTCCTGTAGGACGACCGTGGTCCCGTAGAGCGCCGACCGGAGGACGACCGACAGCCCGCCCATGTGGTACATCGAGAGGCAGAGCAACCAGTTGTCGTCGGGGGTTACGCCGAGACGGAACGCCGAGGCGGTCGCGCTCGAAAGGAAGTTGCCCATGGACAACTCGACGGCTTTCGGGTCGCCGGTCGTCCCGGAGGTGAACAACATTGCTTGCGTGTCTGCGCGGGACCACGACGCCGGTTCGAAATCGGCGCGAGCGGTGTCCGAGAGCGCGGCGACCGCTTCGTCCGCGGGCGAATCGACCGAGGCGACCGGCACCCCGGAAATGGCCGCGGCGTCGCTCTCGGTCTCCCGCTCACAGACCAGCACGTTCAGGTCCGCGGTGTCGGCCTGTCGGGCGAGTTCGGTCTGGGCGAGGCGCGCATTCAGCGGGACCAGCACCGCGCCGAGTCGCATCGCGGCGTGAACCAGTCGAACGAACGCGACCCGCGTCTCCATCAGGACGCCGAGGTGGTCGCCCGCCCGCAGGCCGAGCGCGGCGAGTCGGCCCGCAGTCTCGGAGACCGCGGCGTCCAACTCGGCGTAGGTCCACTCGGTCCGGTCGTCAGTCTCCACGAGCGCCACCGACTCCGGCGAGGTCCGCGCTCGGTCGGCTAGCCAATCGCGCATCTGTCGGTCGTGCGTTCGGGTAGCGTTCTCGTCAGTCATGGTGTCCCCACGTATCCGCAGTTCCGTTGCCCTCGCCCTGCGGGACGACCGCCCGGCCGTCCGCGACCGGCGCGATGTCCGGGCCGAGGTCCGAGTCGAGCAGTTTGCGTGTCGCCAATCCGCAGGCCGGAACGTGCTTGATTGCGGCCGCGACGTGGACCGCGGCGGTCCGCGCTACCGCGCCGTCGATGGTCGTCGTCACGACCGGTTCGATTCCCTCTCCACGAGCGCGCGCGGCGAGCGCGCTCGCCGCGCGCGGACCGCCCAGCG
This genomic stretch from Halorussus pelagicus harbors:
- a CDS encoding APC family permease; this translates as MSDPAEPAPEPAPTAEEGLHPDEGETTDEVTVHEDGVELERTIGLGGGISIGVGTMVGAGIFVFPGLAAGEAGPAAALSFAIGAVIALLVALPTSELATAMPRSGGGYYFVSRGMGAAFGAVVGLSLWLGLVFASAFYLVGFGQYAVAALTEVGVSVGGVGPVTPLALLFGVLLTAISLTGTENAAKVQNAVVGLLVVVLLVFLGFGVLDAVGVFGSESAPEQFLPYGSFPVLTTAALVFTSYLGFAQVATVAGEIKSPSRNLPLAMVGSVVAVGTLYVVTIFVATSALGSARLATLGETAIVAVARDLLGNAGAIAILLAGLLATLSSANASILSSSRALYALSRDALVPRRASEINLRWGTPHVALVLAGGPVLLLVALGRVAVLAEVASFLHLVMYGLTCVALVRLRRSRPEWYDPSFTVPGYPAVPILGALASFGLVAFMQPLSQVVGVSIMIGAAVWYRLYADDVQLRGAL
- a CDS encoding universal stress protein; this translates as MRATVPDRPMVLVPLAVLDGESLAPALVEALSTVAVELVGYHAVPEQTPPGQARMQFEERMATELADLAATFEEMGGTVETRIVFTHEPEQTFERVAVEEGCDAVLLNNPATKVEEILVPLRSEINVERIVSLVASILDATDASVTLYNVTVPDDETDRDAGQRLVDAAAEALAEAGVAPERVGRETVVSETPIKTLAAAAGERDLVVMGESKPSVRELVFGEVSEQVASQSVTPALVVRRLPALETDLEKSGESGETESETESQSE
- a CDS encoding helix-turn-helix transcriptional regulator, with the translated sequence MAVSEEDLTDAERAGLELVRESGGIHQSDFWKQLDVDSRKGSRIVESLYEKGFVQREETVYEGHNTYLITPAARDLDFSLLMAGDMLSPFIGEEEVDAESDAFSQWIMNLAYSE
- a CDS encoding NRDE family protein, translated to MCTLILAWQVFDDAPVAAAANRDEALGRPSRPPGVLNETPRVVAPRDEEAGGTWIGYNDAGLFVAITNRRTDIEGERSRGLLVRDALTYESASDAGSFVRTELADRQYAGFNLVLADAEEAGLLEWDGVLRTTHFDPGVHVVVNEGHDDDEDDARKTKGIREAVRPDPETTAEAWFHHATTVLSNHDLDACVHGDGYGTRSSSLVAIDADGDGRYWFADGKPCVTDYEVVAVEGGASAREAEANADDADGHI
- the menE gene encoding o-succinylbenzoate--CoA ligase — encoded protein: MTDENATRTHDRQMRDWLADRARTSPESVALVETDDRTEWTYAELDAAVSETAGRLAALGLRAGDHLGVLMETRVAFVRLVHAAMRLGAVLVPLNARLAQTELARQADTADLNVLVCERETESDAAAISGVPVASVDSPADEAVAALSDTARADFEPASWSRADTQAMLFTSGTTGDPKAVELSMGNFLSSATASAFRLGVTPDDNWLLCLSMYHMGGLSVVLRSALYGTTVVLQEGFDAENAADAIAEFGVTGVSLVPTMLRRMLDARESLANSLRFVLLGGAPASEELLSRCETRGVPVHPTYGMTETTSQIATARPREAFAHRGTVGRPLLWTDLTVVGDEGDPLPAGETGELVVAGPTVMSGYYGDPEATAEAFGEYGLPTGDVGYCDEAGRVWVLNRREDRIITGGENVHPGEVVAALREHSGIRDAAVVGLDDEEWGERVAALVVREADTDLSAADVATHCRDRLAGYKCPRTVEFADELPRTASGTVEREAVRERLREPHES